From the Lolium rigidum isolate FL_2022 chromosome 2, APGP_CSIRO_Lrig_0.1, whole genome shotgun sequence genome, one window contains:
- the LOC124690991 gene encoding uncharacterized protein LOC124690991 gives MQKRRREDRLSALPGDILISILDRLDVRDAARTCILSRRWSGLSAELSRLVINAKDFVPQGVSSANISGGDDLVRMNAAVVEATKSMLARRDPGGRHTVRLLSTEFYLSDDVPISIGHAIGNAMATHKIEKAEFTVLTVKESKQCRLEDHLNYGAWFVSFFYACLDVFTGLTRLSLENLIFSESDFLSNIIGTCKQLKYLGFLRCGTMRMITHQVEHAQLCELSMVRCLFGKVELKWLPRLTRTDFAFWRSFEEIPLSFGHVPLLEVVSLENAALSCHKMIKLSTLLCETSVRDLMLGFRCEKIWVQPESLTKRLASAFNRLRIVNLGHIPEGYDLIWTMFILEAAPSLEEFYMMVIDHPCEMQMDKDKRREGLYIEEKGVEWESPTSNFKHHRLTKLIIFCFESYMASHVRRVMNAAINLKYVYLYKRLSCEKCKHMKPLKPIMFPRSKKHRCSMRKLMTQCIESGARIHFLDFSVMSDDHKARLP, from the exons ATGCAGAAACGCAGGAGAGAGGATAGGCTCAGCGCATTGCCTGGCGACATTCTGATCAGCATCCTCGACCGACTCGATGTCCGCGACGCCGCGAGAACTTGCATCCTCTCTAGACGGTGGAGTGGGCTCTCTGCTGAGCTCTCCCGACTCGTGATAAATGCCAAGGATTTCGTGCCTCAGGGGGTGTCAAGCGCCAATATCTCTGGTGGTGATGACTTGGTTCGGATGAATGCAGCCGTGGTTGAAGCGACAAAAAGCATGCTGGCACGCAGGGATCCGGGTGGACGACACACTGTCCGCCTCTTGAGCACGGAGTTCTACTTGAGCGATGATGTCCCCATATCCATTGGACACGCTATTGGCAATGCCATGGCCACACACAAGATTGAGAAGGCCGAATTCACAGTTCTGACAGTGAAGGAAAGTAAACAGTGCAGGCTTGAGGATCATCTGAACTACGGGGCCTGGTTCGTGTCATTCTTTTATGCGTGTCTCGATGTATTTACTGGTCTGACACGCCTCTCCCTGGAGAATTTGATATTTTCTGAATCCGACTTCCTCTCCAACATCATCGGCACTTGCAAGCAATTGAAGTATTTAGGTTTTCTCCGTTGCGGCACAATGCGTATGATAACACACCAAGTTGAGCACGCGCAGCTCTGTGAGCTCAGTATGGTCAGGTGCCTTTTTGGCAAAGTTGAACTCAAGTGGCTCCCAAGACTCACCCGGACAGACTTCGCGTTTTGGAGGTCTTTCGAAGAAATACCGCTGTCATTCGGTCATGTCCCATTGCTCGAGGTTGTGAGCCTCGAAAATGCTGCTCTTAGTTGCCACAAGATGATCAAGTTAAGTACGTTACTTTGTGAGACCTCTGTACGGGACCTGATGTTGGGGTTTAGATGTGAAAAG ATTTGGGTTCAACCAGAGTCTCTGACCAAAAGGCTAGCATCTGCGTTCAACAGACTAAGGATTGTCAATCTAGGTCATATTCCTGAAGGGTATGATCTCATATGGACAATGTTCATTCTGGAAGCTGCGCCATCCCTGGAGGAGTTCTACATGATG GTAATTGATCATCCGTGTGAAATGCAAATGGATAAGGATAAGAGGAGAGAAGGCTTGTATATCGAGGAGAAGGGCGTAGAGTGGGAATCACCTACATCAAATTTCAAGCACCACCGTCTTACCAAGCTCATCATCTTCTGCTTCGAGTCTTACATGGCGAGTCATGTCAGGCGTgtcatgaatgcagcgatcaatctGAAGTATGTGTACCTTTATAAGAGACTGTCATGTGAAAAATGCAAGCACATGAAGCCTTTAAAGCCAATTATGTTTCCACGGTCAAAGAAGCATAGGTGTTCAATGAGGAAGCTAATGACCCAGTGCATCGAATCAGGTGCCAGGATTCACTTCCTGGACTTCTCTGTAATGAGCGATGATCATAAGGCAAGATTACCGTAG
- the LOC124688859 gene encoding uncharacterized protein LOC124688859 → MQKRNRDDMLSSLPDDILVNILDRLNARDAARTSVLSRRWSQLLVKLSRLIINAQDFLPEGLSNDNMSGDDLVRVNAAAVEATKSLLTRRNPGEYTFRLLSTAFYLRDDAPISIGHAVGNAMVTHKVEKAEFTVLTEKQHLQCTLDDTVNYGAQFVSFFNECPDAFSGLTRLYLENLTFAESDMVSNILVACKQLKYLGFLNCETESWMTLQVEHAQLSELSFVDCCFGEVELKWLPRLSRVNFVIWRVYKDLPLSFGHVPLLEAVTLVNVALSWHKMVKLSTLLSETSTSVQELHLGFKCEKIWVQPERLTKRQASAFQRLRIVNLDCIPEGYDLTWTMFILEAAPSLEEFYMTVMDHPCEMQMNKRRRRKASYSKRKGVEWESPTPNFVHHHLTKLIIFCFESCMVSHVRRVIKAAVNLKDVYLYDRLTCHNCEHLERLKPNTFPLSKKHRCSMRALLTQGLHSHARIRFLSIDGIHDEHADMILF, encoded by the exons ATGCAGAAACGCAATAGAGATGATATGCTCAGCTCACTGCCTGATGACATTCTCGTCAACATTCTTGACCGGCTCAATGCCCGCGATGCTGCAAGAACCAGCGTCCTCTCCAGGCGGTGGAGTCAGCTCTTGGTCAAGCTCTCTCGACTGATAATAAATGCTCAGGACTTCCTGCCCGAGGGATTGTCAAACGACAACATGTCTGGTGACGACTTGGTTCGGGTGAATGCTGCTGCTGTTGAAGCGACAAAGAGCCTGCTGACACGCAGAAATCCAGGTGAATACACCTTCCGCCTCCTGTCCACGGCATTCTACTTGAGAGATGATGCTCCCATATCCATCGGGCATGCTGTTGGCAACGCCATGGTGACACACAAGGTTGAGAAAGCCGAATTCACTGTTTTGACAGAGAAGCAACACCTGCAGTGCACTCTTGATGATACGGTGAACTACGGGGCACAGTTCGTGTCATTTTTTAACGAGTGTCCGGATGCATTTTCTGGTCTGACACGGCTCTACCTGGAGAATCTGACATTTGCTGAATCTGACATGGTCTCCAACATACTCGTTGCTTGTAAGCAGTTAAAATATTTAGGTTTTCTCAACTGTGAGACAGAGAGTTGGATGACGCTCCAAGTTGAGCATGCACAACTCAGCGAGCTCAGTTTCGTGGATTGCTGTTTTGGCGAAGTGGAACTGAAGTGGCTCCCGAGACTGAGTCGAGTAAACTTTGTGATTTGGAGGGTCTACAAAGACCTACCGCTGTCATTTGGTCATGTCCCATTGCTTGAGGCTGTGACCCTTGTAAATGTTGCTCTTAGTTGGCACAAAATGGTCAAGTTAAGCACGTTACTTTCTGAGACCTCT ACCTCTGTACAAGAACTACACTTGGGGTTTAAATGCGAAAAG ATTTGGGTTCAGCCAGAGCGTCTGACGAAAAGGCAGGCATCTGCGTTCCAGCGACTAAGGATTGTCAATCTAGATTGCATTCCTGAAGGGTATGATCTCACATGGACAATGTTCATTCTGGAAGCTGCACCATCGCTGGAGGAGTTCTACATGACG GTAATGGATCACCCGTGTGAAATGCAAATGaataagaggaggaggaggaaagccTCGTATAGCAAGAGGAAGGGCGTAGAGTGGGAATCACCTACACCCAATTTCGTTCATCACCATCTTACCAAGCTCATCATCTTCTGCTTTGAGTCTTGCATGGTGAGTCATGTCAGGCGTGTCATTAAAGCAGCGGTGAATCTGAAGGATGTGTACCTGTATGATAGACTAACATGTCATAATTGCGAACACCTGGAACGTCTAAAGCCAAATACGTTCCCGCTGTCAAAGAAGCATAGGTGTTCAATGAGGGCGCTACTGACACAGGGCCTCCATTCCCATGCCAGGATTCGCTTCCTTAGCATTGATGGAATTCACGATGAGCATGCTGACATGATACTGTTCTAG